The Panicum hallii strain FIL2 chromosome 5, PHallii_v3.1, whole genome shotgun sequence genome contains the following window.
CCcaccgccggccccgccgcggcccccacgcgccgcctgccgccccgccgcccggcccgccGTTTCACCCGgcgccccccgccggccccgccgcggcccccgcgcgccgcccgccacccccgccgcccggcgcccccccccccccccgccgccccccctccCGCCCCCCCCatgcgcccccgccgcgccggccgccggccgccgcccccgcccccaaCCTTTGCTCCTCTGCTGGATGCGTCGTCATGCTCCTCTGCTGGAGTGACCTATAACTATTATATGCCAATTGCAATGTAGGAATTTGTCGTTTTGTTATTCATCAGTGAATGTATTTCCATTCATCAGCTCACCTGTCTAATTTTGaatatttttatattttctCATATTGAGAGTTTGCATGTGAAAACTACAGAGTAGTTTATCGTGAAAAGTATTATTGCAGATTACAGGATTGCTATGTCTTATTTGTATCATACAAACAAAGTTATGATATAGGGTTGCCTCCGGGAGAGctcttgatttttttttcttttgggtaATAACTCCTAAATTTTGGGGCTTTCAAACATTAGCTCTAACCGTATATTTACATTTTGAAATATTTTATAAtaattttcttttcaaaatagTCATCTACATATCCTTACAATTAATCAGCATATAAACAGTCGTATACAGTCTCAGGGGTAAAACTGACATTTCTCACAGAATCCCACAGTTGACAGCTGTTTCAgccaaacagctttcagctttcagctttcccacagctgtcAGCTCACAGCAATTTTCCCACAGCTGATTCCAGAAATTAGATTTTCAGGAatccacagctgaaccaaacacaccctcaGTCTCCCATGCACTAGCTAGGTACTATGTTTTAAGGCAAATTGGCTCAAGGTCACGATGGTGCTGCAGCACATTTTACAACATTCCACTTCTGTACACTGAAAATACCTGAAGAGACTGATAATTGATAGGAATGGCCAGTAAGCTAATGGTAGCAAAGTTAGGTGATAATGTACTGGATTCCTTGAATGGTATCGACAGAAGCAGTGATCTCAGGTTTTACAACAAATAGGATTCTGAAGATTAACTAGTGCTCCACAGACTCTGCTTATTTATTAAAAATGTACTTCCTTGGGTTAAAAAGAAGAAAACTAGTGTTATTTTGATGCGGATGCCTTCAGAATACAAATTTTGTTGTAATATGAGCCCTTTGAGACCAATATTTGCAGGTAAATGGGGTAGAATGCGATTTTTTTTAATGTCGCTTGGATTCCACCGGAGGGCCTAATATAGCCGAGGCGCACCTCATAACATCAAAGGATATGCATGCATGCTCACATTTAAGAAAAAGAAGCCATTTGGTAAACGTTCTACCGGATGGATCTCATCGTCAGCGCAGGTGTCAGGAATTCAGGATGCTCCTCATAGCCGGAAGCCGTACAGCGGTGAAATCAAGTTGATGCTAATACTTGGTCTCCCCGGCAAGTGTCTTGATCACCATAGTTGAGCAAACAAAAGGGTAGTTGCTTGCTCTCCATTTGACAATTTTCTGAGAAACCGAGCATGTGGGCCCCACGAAACCGGACCGCGTGGCAACCTCTTCCTCCGCCTCGTCGTCGTTTCGAACTGTGGGTGGCATCCGAATCGACCGAACCGAGACGCCAACGAGCCCGATTCGCCTGAGCCCAGCCCAAGCTAggttttcctccgccgcgccggcgcTAGGTCACCACCCCCAGCCGCCGCCATGTACAACGGCATCGGCCTGCAGACCCCGCGGGGGTCCGGCACGAGCGGGCACGTCCAGGCGAGCAGGTTCCTCGCCAAGCCCCGACCGtcctcctccgcggccgccggcggcggcgggacccCCGACCCGCTGCGCACCGGCTCCGGCCTCGAAGGGACGCGGAAGCCGAACAAGGACATCCTGGAGCACGACCGGAAGCGGCAGGTGGAGCTGCGGCTGCTCGTGCTGAGGGACGCGCTCGAGGAGCAGGGGTACACGGAGGCCGAGATCGTGGAGCGCGTCGAGGAGGAGCGCAAGgccgccgaggccgaggcggcggcggaggaaggccAGCATTGTGCCCAGGGCAAAGGGTATGACCGTGACAAGTTCCTTTCCTGTTCTGTTAATGTGTTCCCCTTTTGATTTTGGCAGTTATCCTGGTATCCTCAATGGTTCAATTGCATACGCAGAAGCGGATGGTACAACGTTGTGATTTGTAGCAATAATCTACCTTCATGTAGGATGTCGAATTATGCTGCTGCAGGAATGCAATTGTTGCTTAAATTTTGGTTTCGTCTGCGTTTTTTTTTACTTTATGCTCAATTGTTCATTGGATTGCTGTCTCATATGTGCTGTACACTAATACTTTCTCAACAGGATGGCGCACCATTTTTCTTACATGTTTATACGTCCATTCCTTTATTGTTCTGTTTGTATATCAACTTCTTTCCTCACAAGATGGTAATTCTTCTCAGGTTCATGAACACGCATGGTCACCATGCCGCAGCGCGGAAGGAGAACCAGCTGCAGACTATGAGGGGTGCTCTTGGGCTAGACGCAGAAAGTGATGTGGAGCCTGGAGAGCTTGTTCCAAGGAAGCAGGGGACGATGATGCGACTTGCAGCAAGACCTGTAGGAAGGGTAAAGCATGAATGTAATTTAGATGCAGACTATGATCTTGACCTCAGGAAGTCGGAGAAGTAGGAGAGTTTCGTGTTTGCGTACTTACA
Protein-coding sequences here:
- the LOC112894658 gene encoding pre-mRNA-splicing factor CWC21-like → MYNGIGLQTPRGSGTSGHVQASRFLAKPRPSSSAAAGGGGTPDPLRTGSGLEGTRKPNKDILEHDRKRQVELRLLVLRDALEEQGYTEAEIVERVEEERKAAEAEAAAEEGQHCAQGKGFMNTHGHHAAARKENQLQTMRGALGLDAESDVEPGELVPRKQGTMMRLAARPVGRVKHECNLDADYDLDLRKSEK